From the Bacillus thuringiensis genome, one window contains:
- a CDS encoding HK97 family phage prohead protease, producing MLYEHGAGSSEVIGDAKVYYDLASNKYLTDFTLYDNAPNINKAVENGAFDSLSIAYYITDYEFNENDALVVNKAQFKEISLVSVPADPNAKFIQNALGEELTEERNKIIESRNALKEIEDIKKKYE from the coding sequence TTGCTATATGAACACGGAGCTGGATCTAGTGAAGTCATTGGGGACGCAAAAGTCTATTATGACTTAGCTTCTAATAAATACCTGACTGACTTTACGCTTTACGACAATGCACCAAACATTAACAAAGCTGTGGAAAATGGAGCGTTTGATTCACTATCAATTGCCTATTACATTACAGATTATGAGTTTAATGAAAATGATGCTCTAGTTGTAAATAAAGCACAGTTTAAAGAGATTTCTCTTGTTTCAGTACCAGCTGACCCTAACGCAAAGTTTATTCAAAATGCATTGGGCGAAGAACTCACAGAAGAACGTAACAAAATTATTGAAAGCCGTAACGCTTTGAAAGAAATTGAGGATATTAAAAAGAAATATGAATAA
- a CDS encoding phage portal protein, protein MNLFGKVVSFSRGKLNNDTQRVTAWQNEAVEYTSAFVTNIHNKIANEITKVEFNHVKYKKSDVGSDTLISMAGSDLDEVLNWSSKGEHNSMEFWQKVIKKLLCTRYVDLYPIFDSETGDLLDLLFANDKKEYKPEELVRLISPFYINEDTSILDNALASIQTKLEQGKLRGLLKINAFLDIDNTQEYREKALTTIKNMQEGSSYNGLTPVDNKTEIVELKKDYSVLNKDEIDLIKSELLTGYFMNENILLGTATQEQQIYFYNSTIIPLLIQLEKELTYKLISTNRRRVVKDNLYYERIIVDNQLFKFATLKELIDLYHENINAPIFTQNQLLVKMGEQPIEGGDIYVTNLNAVAVKNLSDLQGNRKDVTSTDETNNQ, encoded by the coding sequence TTGAACTTATTCGGAAAAGTGGTATCATTTTCACGTGGAAAGCTAAACAATGATACTCAAAGAGTTACAGCGTGGCAAAACGAAGCGGTAGAATATACAAGTGCCTTTGTGACTAACATTCATAATAAAATCGCTAATGAAATAACAAAAGTAGAATTTAATCATGTTAAATATAAAAAGTCTGATGTTGGTTCTGATACTTTGATTAGTATGGCAGGTTCTGACTTAGACGAGGTTCTAAACTGGAGTTCTAAGGGCGAACACAATAGCATGGAGTTTTGGCAGAAAGTAATTAAAAAGTTGCTATGCACGCGCTATGTTGACCTGTACCCTATATTTGATAGTGAAACAGGAGATCTATTAGACCTACTATTTGCTAACGATAAAAAAGAATATAAACCTGAAGAATTAGTAAGGCTTATCAGTCCTTTTTATATCAATGAGGATACAAGTATTTTAGATAATGCTCTAGCTAGTATTCAAACTAAGCTGGAACAAGGTAAATTGCGTGGCTTGTTGAAAATTAATGCCTTTCTTGATATTGATAATACGCAAGAGTATCGAGAAAAAGCCTTAACAACAATAAAGAACATGCAAGAGGGTTCGAGTTACAATGGTTTGACACCAGTTGATAACAAGACGGAAATTGTAGAACTTAAAAAAGATTATTCCGTTTTAAACAAAGATGAAATTGACCTTATTAAATCGGAACTTTTGACAGGCTACTTTATGAATGAAAATATTTTGCTTGGTACTGCTACGCAAGAACAACAAATTTATTTTTATAACTCTACTATCATTCCTTTACTGATTCAACTTGAAAAGGAACTGACTTATAAACTGATTTCAACAAACCGCAGACGAGTAGTTAAGGATAATTTATATTATGAACGCATAATCGTAGATAACCAGCTATTCAAGTTTGCAACTTTGAAAGAATTAATTGACTTGTATCACGAAAATATCAACGCTCCTATTTTTACACAGAATCAACTTCTTGTTAAAATGGGCGAGCAACCAATCGAGGGCGGAGATATTTATGTCACAAACCTTAACGCAGTTGCTGTTAAAAACCTAAGTGATTTACAAGGCAATAGAAAGGACGTAACAAGCACAGATGAAACTAATAACCAATAG